GGCCGCCCAGTTCCTTGAACTTCTGCGCCACACACTGACCCGCATCGCACAGATCGTTGAACGCCAGGAGCTTTTCGGTAATCACGTCGATACGCGGATAGAGGGTATCGGCCAGCTCCAGACCGCGCTTGTCGCCAAAGGCCTTGGCTTCGCTGGTCAGCTGTTCGTAGATTTCAAAATGTCCGGCGGAAACATAGTCCACCAGAATCCCGCAGAACTCCTGCAGGGGCTTTTTGCTCTCGCTCAACGCCTCCGGCTCGGCGCCCAGCGCATCATAGGCTCGAACCAGTTCGTGACGCTCCTGCAACCAGCGATCGATCAGCAGATGCACTCCACCCCAGCGTTCCTGAGCATTCTGACAACTTTCGAGCATGGTGATCTCTCTTCCCTTATGGGTCATGCCGTCTGCCCGCCGCCCCCCTTGTTGGAGACTCTGGATCCGGTCGGACACAACAGCATCGAGCAACATAATTCCGGTGACAGGTGCGGGCCAGATTATGCCCGCTCGACAACAGCATCAAGGCACACAGGGGATAAAGTTCATACAAGCGTTTAATCCGCGGCCTGCCACCAAACACTGACTCAGGGCAACGCCTCAACCCTGCGTGCAGCCCGCATCATGCACAGCAGACGATAACCGCTGAAGATCAGCATGATCAGGAAAAACAGCAGGCTCCATTCGGGCAGGCTCATGTCCAGCAGCGTCCAGGTGACCTCGGCGCAATCCGAGGTGCCCCTGAAGGTCAGCTGCAGCGCCTGCCACCAGGACAGCTGGCGCAGCATGAAAGGCATGTCCGGCAGACAGGCCAGGAGTTGCTCGGACGGAATGTTCTGCAACAGCACATGACGCCCGGCGGTGATCACCCCGAGCAGGCCCAGCACCAGGTTGAATCCCCAGTAGAGCGCTCGCCCGACACGCCCCGGCCCTTGCACCACAGCCAGCAGGTTGACCCCGCCGAACATCAGCAGCAACAAGCGCTGCACGCCCCACAACGGGCAGGACTCAAGGCCGCCACCGGTTTGCAGGTTGAATGCCGCCCATGAGGCCAAGGCCCCCGCCAGGAACACCAGGGAGAACAGCACGCGGGAGCCTGCCAGCGACATGAGATATCCGTAACACAAAGAAACAGGCAGCCACGGTAGAGAAAGCGCTCGCGGCTTTCAAGAAGCGCTATGCCGCAGTCAATCGACGAGAGCCAGCGAGCAAGTTCTGCAAACCGGGCAAAAAAAGGCCGGTTGCCCATTACAGGCAACCGGCCCTGACAGCGCTTCAGGCCCGCGCCGGAACCGGCAACGGTGAGGCCAGCAGACGCTCGTCGAGCATGCCCAGGCCCTCCTGGAACAGTTGGTTGCTGCGATCGGTATCGCCCAACTGTGCCAGCAACCGGGCCAGCTCGGCACAGGTTTCAGGATTGCGCTGCAGACGCAGGCTGCTTTCCAGGTAGTCCCGGGCCTTGCCCCACAGGCTGTTCTGCAGGCACAGGCGCCCCAGGGTCAGCAGCAGACCGGGATCGTCAGCATGCTCCTTCAGCCAGTGCTCGGCGGTCTGCAACTGACGGGACGGGTCGCTACCACGCACCAGGCCGTAAAGCCGCGCCAGATGGCTTTCGTATTTGCGCTTGATGGCGGTACGCAGCGCCTCTTCGGCTTCGGCACCGGCCCCCAGCTGACGCAACTGCTCGGCGTAGGCCAGCACCAGTTGCGGCTCCTGACGTTGCGCCGAGGTCAGTTGTTGCCAGGCGCGATTGAGAGACTGCAAGCCCGCCACCTGATCCTCTTCACGACGCGCCGCCAGGCTCAGGTTCTCGCCCCAGGCCCGACGCTCCAGCTCCTGCAACTCGCTGGCCGGCAGCGCCTTGTCCTTGCGCAACTCGGGCAGCAAGCGAATCAGCGCCGACCAGTCGCCACGCTGCTGATGCAAACGCTGCAACTGACGCAACACCTGAACGCTGTGCGGATGACGCTCGTGCATGGCTTGCAGGGTGCTCAGGGCGCCTTCGGTGTCGCCCCGATCGGTCTGCAACTGGGCATGACTCAAGGCCACCGCCAACTCCGCCTGGGGCTGCCGGGTCAGCGCCCGCTCCAGTAACCGGTCGCACTCTTCGTAGTGCCCTTGCTCGTTGGCGGCACGGGCCGCACCGAGGTAGTACAGCAACGGCTGGCGCTCGGCCTCGGCGGCACGGTGCAGGTGCTTTTGCGCGCTGGCCCAGCGACCTTCGGCCAGGTCCATCTGGCCCTGCTCGATGGCGATCTGCACCCGGCGACTGCGGTTGCGGCGCGACCAGGGATTGACCACGCCACCGGAAACCATCACCAGCTCGATCAACAGCTTGATGCCCCAGATCACCAGCCAGATCAGCGCCACCAGGGCCAGGGTCGCCCACAAGCTCGATTCATAACGGAAATTGCTGTAGGCGATCAGCACGTAGCCGGGATGCTCGGCGATGGCCAGCCCCAGCAAGCCGATGGCGGCGATGACCAACAGCACAATCACGTAGGCGCGTTTCATGGGCTGGTCTCCTGGGCGGTGTTCGCCGCAGGCTTGGCCAGAGGCTTGATGGAGTCCTCAGCGTTGAAGTTGCGCCGCTCAAGATAGGCCTGGACCGCGCTCAGGGTCTTGGCCAGGTCTGGAGTGACCACGGTCACCGGCTGCTTGCTCAGTTCGGACAGGCGCTCGAGCATGATCTTGCTCTGCGGATTGTCCTGATTGAAGTTGCCGACCAGCACATCCCGGGCCTCGGTCAGCGCCTGGGTATAAACCGGCGCCTGACCATTCAAGGCCGCCCACTGGGCCTGTTCCAGCGCCAGACTCAGGGCCAGGCGCACCTGAGTCAGGCCCTGCCCCGCCAGCAACGGACGGATGTTCTTGTCGGCATTGAAGTCGATACGGAAGTAGCGGGAGATCTGATCCCACCACTGCGCCCAGCGGCTTGCGCCATCGCCGTCGGCGGTCAGCCCCAGTAATGATTCGCCGCGGTCCTTGAATTCCGGTGCCACCGCACTCAGCTCCAGGACTTGATCGCGCAGGGCGCCCAACTGCAGGAACAGACCGGTGCGATCCGGCTGCTCGGTGCTGCGCAACGCCGCCAGGCTCTTGGCCAACTGCTCGCGTGCAGCGAAAGAGCCCGGGTCGTTCTGCTCACGCAGGATATCGTCGGCGCCCTGGACCAGGGCCTGGGCGCTGCTGATGTCCTGCAGCGCGGACAGACGCAGACTGGCCAGGCGCAACAGGTGTTCGGCTTCCGCCAGGCGCCAGTCCTTGCGGCTGGCCCCCAGCACGGTTTCCAGGCGCTGACTCAGACGCTGCTGATCACCTTGCAGCTGGGCCACGAGACGCCGCCGGTCTTCCAGCTCGTCGGCGGGCGGCAACTGCTCAAGACGCGCACTCAGGCGCTGTTCACTGAGTTTGAAGCTCTGGGCCTGATCCCCCAGGGCCTGCAACTGACTCAGTTGCTGCTGGTGATTGGCTTGCAGGCTGCGCACCTGCCAGATCCCCCAGCCACCGGCCGCGACACCCGCAGCCCCCAGCAGCAGGGCCAGTATCGCCAACCCGTTGCCACGACGCTCAACGGTTGGGGTCGTGGGCTCAGCAGGTGTTTCGGACACCGGCTGGACTTCATCTTTAGGCAAGGCTGTTTCGCTCACGTATCCATCCTTTGCGTTAGAGAACGGGCACGGGTTGCTCCCGTAACGCCGTTAGCAAAGCCGCGGCACTGGCGCCGCGACAATCCACAACTTTTTCCGCCCCGGCGGCACGTGCCATGTCGGCGACCCGGGGGCTTGGAACAAACAACGGTATCCGCGCCAACTGCGGCCAGTCCGCTCCGGCCAGCTGCAGCAAATGGCTGAAACCCTGTCCACTGCTGACCACCAGCCCGTTCAAGCGTTCCCCCGCAATCTTGCGCAACAGCGCATCCTCGGCGTAACGCGGGAGGCACCGGCGGTAGAGTTCCAGATAATCGACACTAGCACCTAGGTCGCGCAAGCGCTCAGAGAGCAGCTCACGACCACCCTCGCCACGCACGATCAGCACCCGGGGATCGGGCCGGCAGATAGCCTCGCGCAATTGGGGAAGGGCAAGCAAGGCTTCACTGTCATCCCCCGCCTGTGGATAGAACACCTGCAAACCGGCGTCCGCAAGGATCTGCCCGGTTCCGGCGCCCACGGTAAACCAGCTCTGGGACGGGGGCTCTGGCCAATAGGCGCGCAGCAGTTTCAGGCCAAGATGGGCCGCCGGCTTGCTGACCACGATCAGCGCACAGTAACGATCCAGTTCAAGCAGGGTTGCGCGTTGCGCGTCAGTGACGGGCAAGGCCTGAATCTCCAGCAACGGCAGGCTGCTGCTGAACACCTGGGCGTCGGCCAGGATCGCTGCCAGTGCAGCACAATCCTCGCTCGGCCGGGTCAGCAGCAGGCGCCAGCCGGTCACTCTTGCTCCGCCTCGCCGTACACCGCGCGCAGGATCTCATCGGCGCCCTGGGCCAGCAGGTCGTCCGCCACTTGCACCCCCAGCTCGCTGGCAGATGCTCTAGGCCCACGGGCTTCGGCGCTGAGCAGCAGGCCGCCGCTAGGCTCGCCCACCAGGCCGCGCAGCCAGATCTGTTCGCCTTCGAGCACCGCGTAACAGGCGATCGGCACCTGACAGCCACCGTTGAGGTGCTTGTTCAGCGCGCGCTCGGCCGTGACCCGGATGGCGGTATCGGCATGATGCAGAGGGGCCAGCAGAGCGTGGATTTCAGTGTCGGCACTGCGACATTCGATGCCGACCGCGCCCTGGCCACCGGCAGGCAGGCTATCGTCGACACTGATGGAGGAGCTGATGCGCTCTTCGAATCCCAGACGGATCAGACCGGCTGCAGCCAGGATGATGGCGTCGTATTCGCCGGCGTCCAGCTTGGCCAGCCGGGTATTGACGTTGCCCCGCAGAAAACGGATCTGCAGGTCGGGGCGACGGGTCAGCAACTGGGCCTGGCGGCGCAGGCTGGAGGTGCCCACGACGCTGCCTGGCGGCAACTGTTCAAGGCTTTCGTAGGTATTGGAGACAAAGGCGTCGCGCGGATCTTCGCGCTCACAGATGCAGAACAGGCCCAGACCTTCGGGGAAGTCCATGGGCACGTCCTTCATCGAGTGCACGGCGATGTCGGCCTGGTTCTCCAGCAGTGCGGTTTCCAGCTCCTTGACGAACAGCCCCTTGCCGCCGATTTTCGACAGGGGCGAGTCCAGCAGTTTGTCACCGCGGCTGACCATGGGCACCAGGGTCACGACAAGGCCCGGATGGGCCTCTTGCAGACGGGCTTTGACGTATTCGGCCTGCCACAAGGCCAGAGCACTTTTGCGGGTAGCGATGCGGATTTCGCGAGAGGACATGGATCAATCCGTACTGAATAGATACGGCAGATAATAACAGCTCAGCCAAAGCAGCTTTGACTTGTATCAGAAACGCAGCGTCCTCCCGACGCCGGGCCTGCCTTGATAAGCGAGCAAACGAGCGCGCTAGAGCTGTTGCATCATCTTGCGCACGCCCGCTACGTGGCGCCGGCTGACGATCAGGGCATCGCCATTGAGCCCCTTGAGGTACAGCTGGAAATGCCCCAGCGGCGTTCGTTGCAGGCGCTCGATCCGCTCGCGGGCCACCAATGCATTGCGGTGAATACGCACAAAGCGATCACCGAATTCGTCTTCCAGGGCCTTCAAGGGTTCGTCCAGAAGCACTTCGCCACTTTCGTGACGCAAGGTCACGTACTTGTGGTCGGCAATGAAATACACCACCTGAGCCAGGGGAATCAGTTCGATACCCTTACGTGTTCGCGCGCTGATGTGGCTACGCGGACCGTTGCCGCTTTCCGCTGCCGGCCGAGTCAGGGCCGCCAGTTGCACACGGTTGGGCTTTTCGGCCGCTTTCAACGCTTCGAGCAACAGCTCGGGGCGCACGGGCTTGACCAGATGGCAGACGCCACTGGCATTGAAGGCCTCAAGGGCGAATTCATCCGGAGCCGCACAAAACACCAGCGCCGGAGGCGTCTCGCGTTCGCACAATTTACCGGCAACCTGCAGCCCATCCAGACCCGGCATGCGGACATCGAGCAATACGATATCCGGCTTCAGGCTGTCGATCAGGCTCAATGCCTCTTCGCCATTGGTGGCGCTGGGCTCCAGGACACTGTACCCCTCAAGCTCACTGACCATCCGGCTCAGGCGCTCGCGGGCTTGGGGTTCGTCATCAACGATCAGGACATTCATATTGCGCTGGATTCCTGCGTGAGTCTCGCACAAGGATAGCGTAGACAGGTGGAGTGACGTCCGTCACCGCGATCCACGCTAAGACTAGTGCGAAGGCCAAAAAGTGCCGCAAGTCGGGCACCAATATTTACCCGTACCTGCCCGATACCGCCCAAGGTCGGTGGCTGCGCGACGGTGCCGCAGGGAATGCTGGTATTCAACACAAAGCCCCCCTCGTGACTGTGGTCGGCGTCCACCTTGTCCGCACCCGCCTCGTTTCATGGGCGGATTGCCAGGACCTGCGCGGTGTGAACTCGATGGACAGGCCCACTGCGAACACGCGAGGGGGTGTTACGCAATTGTGCCGGTCCTCCTGTCCAACTGTAGACGGTTGCCAAGACGATATTGCTCAATCGACAAATATCGTTTGATCGATATCACCTTCCGCACTCAAGGCTTCCTGCCCCTGACGCGCCACGGATTGTCCCGGTGCCAGTCTCTGCGCCCTCATGACCGGCGACAAGCCATGCGGCGGCGCCCCGAAGAAAAAAGCTGCCGACCAGTGCCAGCGACAGCCGAGGCAACCCTGTTATCATCGGCGCCTGTTTTTCACGCCATCTTCCTTCAGCAGATCACGAGCGAATTCATGAGCACTGACAAGACCAATCAGTCCTGGGGCGGCCGCTTCAGTGAACCCGTCGACGCCTTCG
This genomic stretch from Pseudomonas sp. Os17 harbors:
- a CDS encoding Rsd/AlgQ family anti-sigma factor, translating into MLESCQNAQERWGGVHLLIDRWLQERHELVRAYDALGAEPEALSESKKPLQEFCGILVDYVSAGHFEIYEQLTSEAKAFGDKRGLELADTLYPRIDVITEKLLAFNDLCDAGQCVAQKFKELGGLLHERFELEDCLIEVLHNAHKQDAVAQA
- a CDS encoding disulfide bond formation protein B encodes the protein MSLAGSRVLFSLVFLAGALASWAAFNLQTGGGLESCPLWGVQRLLLLMFGGVNLLAVVQGPGRVGRALYWGFNLVLGLLGVITAGRHVLLQNIPSEQLLACLPDMPFMLRQLSWWQALQLTFRGTSDCAEVTWTLLDMSLPEWSLLFFLIMLIFSGYRLLCMMRAARRVEALP
- a CDS encoding heme biosynthesis protein HemY, whose amino-acid sequence is MKRAYVIVLLVIAAIGLLGLAIAEHPGYVLIAYSNFRYESSLWATLALVALIWLVIWGIKLLIELVMVSGGVVNPWSRRNRSRRVQIAIEQGQMDLAEGRWASAQKHLHRAAEAERQPLLYYLGAARAANEQGHYEECDRLLERALTRQPQAELAVALSHAQLQTDRGDTEGALSTLQAMHERHPHSVQVLRQLQRLHQQRGDWSALIRLLPELRKDKALPASELQELERRAWGENLSLAARREEDQVAGLQSLNRAWQQLTSAQRQEPQLVLAYAEQLRQLGAGAEAEEALRTAIKRKYESHLARLYGLVRGSDPSRQLQTAEHWLKEHADDPGLLLTLGRLCLQNSLWGKARDYLESSLRLQRNPETCAELARLLAQLGDTDRSNQLFQEGLGMLDERLLASPLPVPARA
- a CDS encoding uroporphyrinogen-III C-methyltransferase codes for the protein MSETALPKDEVQPVSETPAEPTTPTVERRGNGLAILALLLGAAGVAAGGWGIWQVRSLQANHQQQLSQLQALGDQAQSFKLSEQRLSARLEQLPPADELEDRRRLVAQLQGDQQRLSQRLETVLGASRKDWRLAEAEHLLRLASLRLSALQDISSAQALVQGADDILREQNDPGSFAAREQLAKSLAALRSTEQPDRTGLFLQLGALRDQVLELSAVAPEFKDRGESLLGLTADGDGASRWAQWWDQISRYFRIDFNADKNIRPLLAGQGLTQVRLALSLALEQAQWAALNGQAPVYTQALTEARDVLVGNFNQDNPQSKIMLERLSELSKQPVTVVTPDLAKTLSAVQAYLERRNFNAEDSIKPLAKPAANTAQETSP
- a CDS encoding uroporphyrinogen-III synthase — its product is MTGWRLLLTRPSEDCAALAAILADAQVFSSSLPLLEIQALPVTDAQRATLLELDRYCALIVVSKPAAHLGLKLLRAYWPEPPSQSWFTVGAGTGQILADAGLQVFYPQAGDDSEALLALPQLREAICRPDPRVLIVRGEGGRELLSERLRDLGASVDYLELYRRCLPRYAEDALLRKIAGERLNGLVVSSGQGFSHLLQLAGADWPQLARIPLFVPSPRVADMARAAGAEKVVDCRGASAAALLTALREQPVPVL
- the hemC gene encoding hydroxymethylbilane synthase, which produces MSSREIRIATRKSALALWQAEYVKARLQEAHPGLVVTLVPMVSRGDKLLDSPLSKIGGKGLFVKELETALLENQADIAVHSMKDVPMDFPEGLGLFCICEREDPRDAFVSNTYESLEQLPPGSVVGTSSLRRQAQLLTRRPDLQIRFLRGNVNTRLAKLDAGEYDAIILAAAGLIRLGFEERISSSISVDDSLPAGGQGAVGIECRSADTEIHALLAPLHHADTAIRVTAERALNKHLNGGCQVPIACYAVLEGEQIWLRGLVGEPSGGLLLSAEARGPRASASELGVQVADDLLAQGADEILRAVYGEAEQE
- a CDS encoding LytR/AlgR family response regulator transcription factor — encoded protein: MNVLIVDDEPQARERLSRMVSELEGYSVLEPSATNGEEALSLIDSLKPDIVLLDVRMPGLDGLQVAGKLCERETPPALVFCAAPDEFALEAFNASGVCHLVKPVRPELLLEALKAAEKPNRVQLAALTRPAAESGNGPRSHISARTRKGIELIPLAQVVYFIADHKYVTLRHESGEVLLDEPLKALEDEFGDRFVRIHRNALVARERIERLQRTPLGHFQLYLKGLNGDALIVSRRHVAGVRKMMQQL